A part of Capsicum annuum cultivar UCD-10X-F1 chromosome 6, UCD10Xv1.1, whole genome shotgun sequence genomic DNA contains:
- the LOC107873636 gene encoding uncharacterized protein LOC107873636, which translates to MDNSNSGQESGQNSGSSRRTRSQTGLVVVKEGEEVGRKKSLNFVGKKSRVYGKNHVKDSKKRKRLKNVNVGVVGFPKRRKVNDDDGEGKAKKSGDLEIGSSIVRPKKRYRPRVGAQTNVEAVNMLKEKLDAKQIQMFRETCFGRFLDLPPVVVQHQLAHSLLLREVVEEKDDALWISVKDVKLRFGLVEFGIITGLKCTGDAYKCCDSDGMGQLINTYFPSEQSRVAKQSLIDCINDKRFKSDEDAVKLAVLYFIHTFLFSTVKRKHITRDDFELVESGEYETYPWGKAVFKAIMKAMKGKLQGKPSFYRLGGLPLAFQCWFYECCPYVNNKIAFRVDDKVPRILSWKVTKQPTFKELWDVIFRQKQDQLKLRNISPTEFEKATLDLPESIDDERVNEVASRDIAEVHIAQDFSSPPPRASRKQLKTKRNPALNNDDDWSTELKRLSDGQSELKSEIQMFNNELASLNDCMRTSFANVFKAIESLSKKQGEKTASELDGANDPHDRHGESNSSEFSNSDDNGSEGQEQGGDKDNNEKANEAATGDAEGEDKLGDPVKEVERMDISEAQILPDTCEVSDHFTPEQLTKPSDLAPVPESPQVNQDDAGIEGSSKKSSDVDNVDYSLLTEFDKWVDEGMKKQSK; encoded by the exons ATGGACAATTCGAATTCGGGTCAAGAATCGGGTCAAAATTCGGGTAGTAGTAGAAGAACCCGATCGCAAACGGGTTTAGTTGTTGTTAAGGAAGGGGAAGAAGTTGGGCggaagaaaagtttgaattttgttGGTAAAAAATCTAGGGTTTATGGGAAAAATCATGTGAAGGATTCGAAGAAAAGGAAGAGATTGAAGAATGTGAATGTGGGTGTTGTTGGTTTTCCTAAAAGGAGGAAAgtgaatgatgatgatggtgaaggCAAGGCGAAAAAATCGGGCGATTTGGAG ATTGGGAGTTCTATTGTTCGACCGAAAAAGCGTTACCGCCCAAGGGTTGGCGCACAAACCAATGTTGAGGCTGTTAACATGTTGAAAGAGAAGTTGGATGCTAAGCAGATTCAGATGTTCAGGGAAACTTGTTTTGGGCGTTTTCTTGATTTGCCCCCTGTAGTGGTTCAGCATCAGTTGGCACACTCCCTATTGTTGAGGGAGGTGGTTGAGGAGAAAGACGATGCATTGTGGATATCAGTGAAAGATGTCAAGCTGCGTTTTGGACTTGTCGAATTTGGGATTATCACCGGGTTAAAGTGTACTGGCGACGCTTACAAGTGCTGTGATTCTGATGGAATGGGTCAGTTAATCAATACTTACTTTCCTTCTGAACAATCCAGGGTGGCTAAGCAATCCTTAATCGACTGCATCAATGATAAGAGATTTAAATCCGATGAGGATGCTGTCAAGCTCGCTGTCCTATATTTCATTCACACATTTTTGTTCTCCACTGTGAAACGCAAACATATTACAAGGGATGATTTTGAGCTCGTTGAGAGCGGTGAATACGAAACGTATCCTTGGGGGAAAGCTGTCTTTAAAGCCATTATGAAGGCTATGAAGGGTAAGTTGCAGGGGAAGCCTTCATTTTACAGGCTTGGTGGATTACCGTTGGCATTCCAGTGTTGGTTTTATGAGTGTTGTCCTTATGTTAATAATAAGATTGCTTTCCGAGTTGATGACAAAGTGCCCCGCATACTTAGTTGGAAAGTTACAAAGCAGCCAACTTTTAAGGAATTGTGGGATGTGATTTTCAGGCAGAAGCAGGATCAG TTAAAGCTGAGGAATATATCTCCGACAGAATTTGAGAAAGCAACACTTGATTTGCCTGAATCAATTGACGATGAAAGGGTTAACGAGGTGGCATCCCGAGATATTGCTGAAGTCCATATTGCTCAAGACTTTAGTAGTCCACCTCCTCGAGCAAGTAGGAAGCAGCTTAAAACCAAACGTAACCCCGCCTTGAACAATGACGATGACTGGAGCACCGAGTTGAAAAGACTGTCTGACGGACAGTCGGAGTTGAAGAGTGAGATTCAGATG TTCAACAATGAGTTAGCATCGCTCAACGACTGCATGAGGACATCCTTCGCAAATGTTTTTAAAGCCATTGAGTCTCTATCGAAGAAACAAGGAGAAAAGACTGCTTCCGAG CTTGATGGAGCAAATGACCCCCACGACAGACATGGCGAAAGCAATTCTAGTGAGTTTAGTAATAGTGACGACAACGGTAGTGAAGGGCAAGAGCAGGGCGGTGACAAGGACAACAATGAGAAAGCTAATGAAGCTGCTACGGGTGATGCCGAGGGCGAGGATAAACTTGGAGATCCCGTGAAGGAGGTTGAAAGGATGGACATATCCGAGGCTCAGATTCTTCCAGATACTTGTGAGGTGTCAGATCACTTCACACCGGAACAGTTAACAAAACCAAGCGATCTCGCACCAGTTCCTGAGTCGCCACAGGTGAACCAAGATGACGCTGGCATTGAAGGTTCATCCAAGAAGTCGAGCGACGTTGATAATGTTGATTATAGTTTGTTGACCGAGTTTGACAAGTGGGTTGACGAAGGGATGAAGAAACAAAGCAAGTAA